Below is a genomic region from Helicobacter pylori.
CCCGTAGCTGTTGATGAAGTTATTGATGACTTGATAGAACGCTGCCCCGCGCACATTGAAATACTTGCTGTTGTAATCCACATTGAATTCCACATTTTGACCGATCGCAGGGCGCAAGTTCCTTTGATAAATCACCGTAGGATCGCGCATCAAAACGCCATCGCCAGGCAAAGCCCCTTTAGTTACATACGCATAACTCACTTTCAAGCCAATGCTTTCAATGGGGTTATAAAGCACGGTCGCAGAAGGCGAGAAACCAGAAGTTACATGCGTGCGGCCGTTTTTGTCTAGCAAGGTGTAAATATCATAACGAGTCCCCGCACCCACGATCACATTGCTTAAAATATTGTAGTTCGCTTGCATAAACCCTCCGATGATATTCCCGATCGCATGCGAATTTTGGGGCATGTTACGATAGAGCGGGTTAGGCGCGTTCAGGTTTTGAGGGTATTGAGAGCTTTGATCGGTGTAGTAATGGCGGTAAGGCAAGCCCGGCCCATTAGGGTCATTAGGGTCAATATTGTTTTTATAATAGCCGTTTTTGCCTTTATCCAATCCAGAGAAAACGCTCAGGTTTTGATAAATCATGCCGTATTCAAACACATTCCCATAATCTTCGCTAATGGGGTGGGTTACTTTAAAATTAACGCCCGAGTTGATTAAGAAAATCCTTCTGGCTAAAGTCCCCTCAGCGTCCGCATTCCCCAAAGTCCAATCGTTTGCGCTAGGGTTTTGAGCGTTAGGGGGGGTCATGTCATAATCAGGGTTTTTAGGGACAAGCCCATGATAAACATTCGCGCTTGTAGAAATAGCGTTAAGCTGCCCATACCCTGCTTGCGCCCCCCCACTAGAATCGCTAGTCCCTTGCCAATTAATAGAGTTGGGCGCGCCATAGCCTATTTGATAGCCTCCATTAGAAGGTCTGATAGCCCCTTGCGTGCACTGGCTGATATTGTCCGGGTTATTACACCACTCTCTCACTTCAGGGATATAATCCGGGTTGGCTGGCTCGTTAGAATTGTAAGCGAAAGGATTCACCACAGGGTTATAATTGCCCCCCCTTACCCCTAAAAAGGCGGTGGATTCAACGCGCGGCTGGTTAAAATTAGGGCCGCCTTCATGCTTGTATTTCAAGCTCAAATTGTGGTTGAAGTTGATCGTATGGGCTAATTCTTTCCCAAAGTCAATCACAAAGGGGGCTGGCTGGCTTCCTGGGTCATTGGCTTTGGAGAGGGCTGAAGTGGTGTTAGGGCGTAAAAGCCTTGTAGAATTATCTCGTGTGAGGTTGTAGCTCACGCTAATGCTATCGGTTTCGTTGATATAGCCATTAATTTTAGCTAAAACGCTATTGACTTCACTGGGAGTCCCTACGCTCATTTCGCTATTGCTTGGATCTTGTACATCGTAGTTAGGGTGGAAGAGATCCCTAAAAGCGTTGTTCCCGTCTCTATAGTAAAAAATATTTTGATGGTTGTAATAAGCGAGTATGTCCCAGTTTTTACCACGATAGGCTGCAGTAGCGTTCATGCGATACCCGAAGTTGGTATAAAAGGCTGCTTCCGCTTTAGCGCCATAAGTTTGATTCTTTCTTAAGAAGTCGTTAGCGTCAATCGTGGTGAAAGACAATTTACCCGCCACCGCGCCCGGACCCGCTGAAGCGTTCGCTGCCCCTTTGATCACTTCCACTTCCTTAATCATGTTAGGATCGATCACGGTGTTAGCGTCATGGTGGAAAATGTTACCATTTTGAGCGACGCCATCTATCGTTACCCTTAAGAGGCGACTTTCAATCCCCCTAACATAGATCTTTTGCGCCATTAAGCCCCCACTGGCCACATTCACATCCGCTCTAGTCCTAAAAATATCACGGATCTGGTTGCTTTGGCGTTGTTGGAGCTCTTTCCTTTCAATATACATTTTGTTGTTGTATTCAAAAGTCCTTTCACCCTTAGTGGTTACCTTACCCAAAGTGTGGGTTTTTTCTTGAGCTTGCAAACTGCTAGCGACAACACAAGAGACAAACACAATACGAAATTTATTTCTAAGCATTTCTTTTAGCCTTTCTATTTACTTTTTTCTAAAAATTTAGTCAAGTTTTAAACCTAAGGTTATTATTACATTATTCTATTTAATAATACCTTAAATTTGTTTTAGGATTAAGAAAATATCAAGAAAAATATGATTAAAAGTTTTAGCATTTTACTGAACGGCTGATTACTGAACGGCTGAATCGATCACTATCCGTGAAAAATTACTGCTCATGCCTCTTAAAAAAGTTTGAGAAGACACATTGATTTCAGCGTTTTGGCGGAAAATATCGCTTGGCTGGTTGCTTTGGCGTTCTTCTAAGTCATGGCGTTTAATGATAATGGTATTCCCCCATTGAAAGGGTCTATAAGCGCGCTTTTTTTTAACGATAAAATGAGGTTCTAAATTTAAAAATTGCGCGTAACTCGGGAAATATAACGGCTCTAATAAAGGGTTTATGGGGTGTGCTTTTAAAATAATAAGGAGGAAAAAGAGGCTAAAGATCGTTTT
It encodes:
- a CDS encoding Plug domain-containing protein, which codes for MKTIFSLFFLLIILKAHPINPLLEPLYFPSYAQFLNLEPHFIVKKKRAYRPFQWGNTIIIKRHDLEERQSNQPSDIFRQNAEINVSSQTFLRGMSSNFSRIVIDSAVQ
- a CDS encoding TonB-dependent receptor, translating into MLRNKFRIVFVSCVVASSLQAQEKTHTLGKVTTKGERTFEYNNKMYIERKELQQRQSNQIRDIFRTRADVNVASGGLMAQKIYVRGIESRLLRVTIDGVAQNGNIFHHDANTVIDPNMIKEVEVIKGAANASAGPGAVAGKLSFTTIDANDFLRKNQTYGAKAEAAFYTNFGYRMNATAAYRGKNWDILAYYNHQNIFYYRDGNNAFRDLFHPNYDVQDPSNSEMSVGTPSEVNSVLAKINGYINETDSISVSYNLTRDNSTRLLRPNTTSALSKANDPGSQPAPFVIDFGKELAHTINFNHNLSLKYKHEGGPNFNQPRVESTAFLGVRGGNYNPVVNPFAYNSNEPANPDYIPEVREWCNNPDNISQCTQGAIRPSNGGYQIGYGAPNSINWQGTSDSSGGAQAGYGQLNAISTSANVYHGLVPKNPDYDMTPPNAQNPSANDWTLGNADAEGTLARRIFLINSGVNFKVTHPISEDYGNVFEYGMIYQNLSVFSGLDKGKNGYYKNNIDPNDPNGPGLPYRHYYTDQSSQYPQNLNAPNPLYRNMPQNSHAIGNIIGGFMQANYNILSNVIVGAGTRYDIYTLLDKNGRTHVTSGFSPSATVLYNPIESIGLKVSYAYVTKGALPGDGVLMRDPTVIYQRNLRPAIGQNVEFNVDYNSKYFNVRGAAFYQVINNFINSYGQDTSKNGGGNATAKNMSGNLPETINIYGYEVSGNVQYKNFVGTFSVARSWPTARGHLLADTYALAATTGNVFILKADYNIHRWGLTLTWLSRFVTNMFYEGYSIYYPQYGLMRIHKPGYGVHNVFINWTPPSKRWQGLRISAVFNNILNKQYISQASVWQASADAPASDMIPKDKRMALPAPGFNARFEVSYQF